The Maniola jurtina chromosome 1, ilManJurt1.1, whole genome shotgun sequence genome has a window encoding:
- the LOC123873173 gene encoding uncharacterized protein LOC123873173, with translation MVEEFPKESTKVVNGLSRRQWTRKYFFTNQSETRTELCQTMFLSTLSLSLKKVRVIVEKKRNSEVGILSEDQRRRHQKQKRISEATKMEVDKFKLQLEVEPNLEKKQEIKAERYENEKLYESSYAEKKRDTEKAKVNDKVITLSFDLQKCLSTPY, from the exons ATGGTTGAAGAATTTCCAAAAGAGTCAACTAAGGTTGTCAATGGGTTGAGTAGACGCCA atggacccGAAAATACTTCTTCACTAATCAAAGTGAAACTAGAACTGAACTATGTCAAACTATGTTCCTTAGtacattatcattatcattgaAAAAAGTAAGAGTAATTGTtgagaaaaaaaggaactcaGAGGTAGGAATACTTTCTGAAGATCAGCGAAGAAGGCACCAAAAGCAGAAAAGAATTAGCGAGGCCACTAAGATGGAAGTAGACAAATTTAAGTTGCAGTTGGAAGTGGAGCCTAACTTAGAAAAGAAACAAGAAATTAAGGCAGAAAGAtatgaaaatgaaaagctgTATGAGTCTTCATATGCTGAGAAAAAAAGAGACACTGAAAAAGCTAAAGTAAATGACAAAGTTATAACACTGTCTTTTGACTTACAGAAGTGTCTTTCAACACCTTATTGA